TGTCGTTGGTGATGATCAGACAGCACCGGCTCATGGCCGCCGCCAGTTCTCCCAGCCCGAATTTTCCCGTGGCGATGATGGGTTGGCTCTTCATGAAACCCACGGCTTCCTGTACCATCTCTTCATCCATGGTTCCGCCGAAGAACACGGTCCGGTCCCCTTCCTTCGCCAGGGTATCCGCCACCTGGGCAAACCGTTCCGGTGCCCAGCGCTTGGTCACCACGGCGCTGCCGATATTGAAGCCCACCAGTTTGGCGCCCGGATTCAGACCCTGTTCCTTCCAGAAAGCTTCGGCCCGGGCTTTGTGCTCCGGTCCGGGGAATACCTCCAGCCCGTTGTTGGAAAGGTCCCGGACCCCTATGCGCTTCAGTACATCCAGGTACATATCGGCCGCATGGATTTTCCGGTTCAGTTTCAGCCAGGGATGGAAAAATCCCCGGAACAGAAAGTGGGAGGCCCCCACCTTCACCGGTACCACAGCCATGGCATCGATGAACGAACACCGCTCGTTGGGGTGCAGGTTGATCAGCACATCAAAATGAGCGTCAGTGATCTTCCGGCTCATCCGCCAAAGGGCGGGCAGGT
This region of Acidaminococcus timonensis genomic DNA includes:
- a CDS encoding glycosyltransferase family 9 protein, with translation MIELAGKKIIVTFLMHLGDLVLTTPFLHALRKAAPGADITYLVDEKLKDIVAHNPNIDHVWTIDKKGRDNNLPALWRMSRKITDAHFDVLINLHPNERCSFIDAMAVVPVKVGASHFLFRGFFHPWLKLNRKIHAADMYLDVLKRIGVRDLSNNGLEVFPGPEHKARAEAFWKEQGLNPGAKLVGFNIGSAVVTKRWAPERFAQVADTLAKEGDRTVFFGGTMDEEMVQEAVGFMKSQPIIATGKFGLGELAAAMSRCCLIITNDSGPMHVAISQKVPIVAMYGPSHPELYGPYTKQATIVRAIPPCDGCRKGMKHHCEDMRCMKELTVKQVLKAAHKWLK